Part of the Deltaproteobacteria bacterium genome is shown below.
CCGGGCTCTTGCCGATCAGGCTCCCGAAGCGATACGCGCCCGCGACCTGCTCCTGCAGGAGCCGGAGAGAGCGCCGCACCTCCATGCCGTCGAGCAGGCGCTCGACGACCAGCTCGAGCTCGTCGTTGTCGAAGGGCTTGGGGATGTAGTCGGCGGCGCCCAGCTTCATCGCCTCGACGGCGATCTTCTCCGAGCCGAAGGCGGTGATCATGATGACCGCCGTCTCCGGCGCGTGCTCGCGCACCCAGCGCAGCACGTCCATGCCGCTCACGCCCTGCAGGCTGAGGTCGGTGATGACGAGGTGGTAGCCCGGCTCCGCGAGCCGCCGGAGGGCCTCCTCGCCCGAGAGCACGGCATCGACCTCGTGCCCGCGCGCGCCGAGCAGGCGCTGGATGGCGATGCCGATCGCGCGCTCGTCGTCCACGACCAGGATGCGGCCCCTCATGGCGCCTCCGCGAGCGGCAGGGTGACGCGGACGGTCAGACCCGCGCCCGCCGCGGGGCTGGCGACGATCGTCCCGCCGTGGGCCTCGACCGCATGGCGCGCGATCGCGAGACCGAGGCCCGTCCCGCTCTGCTTGGTGGAGAAGAAGGGCTCGAAGAGGCGCGGCAGCGCGTCGGCGGGGACGCCGGGGCCGTTGTCCGTGACCAAGAGGCTCGCGCCCCCCTCCCCGTTGCGGACGGCGACCGTGACCCGTCGCGGCGAGGGGGACGTCGCCAGCGCATCGCGCGCGTTCTCGAGCAGGTTGACGAGCACCTCGCGGAGCTTGTCCCGGTCGGCGCGCGCGACCACGCCGGGCGGCGCCTCCAGGGCGGCGGCGATCCCGGCGGCCTCGAGCCGGGGGCGGAGCGCGCCGAGCGTGGCGCGGGCCAGCTCGCCCAGATCGACCGGCTCGAGGCGGAGCTCGTCGCGGCGCGCGAAGCGGAGCAGCTGCCCCATCTGCCGCTCGACGCGCTCGAGCTCCTCGAGGATGAGGCGGTGCTCGGCGACCCACGGTAGCCCGGGCTCCCGCGCGAGCTGCTGCGCCAGGCTGCGCGCGGCGGCGACGGGGTTGCGGATCTCGTGCGCGATGCGCGCCGCCAGCTCGCCGATGGCGGCGAGCTTCTCGGCGTGGGCGAGCGCGCGCTCCACCGCGACCGTGCGCGCGAGCAGGTCCGCGCCGTCGAGCAGGAGGGCGAGCTGCGCCACGAAGGCGCAGAACCCCTCCACGTCCTCCTCGTGGAAGAGGCCGCCGAGCATGCCGGTGTTCATGAAGAGCCACCCCCAGCGGCGGCGCGGGCTCAGGATCGGCGCGGCGCCCAGCGTGACGTGGGCCCGCACGAGCGCCTCGCGCAGGGCGAGCGGGAGCGCGCGCAGCTCGATGCTGCCGAAGCTGCGCGCGGGGAGCGCGTCGGCGGCGGCGCCGCGCGGCCAGACGCGGACCAGCGGCGCCAGCTCGAAATCGCCGTGGGCGATCGCTTCGCCGTCGTCCAGGATGATGGCGGTACCGGCCACGCGCCGCACGCGCACCAGCTCGGCGAGCGCACGCCGGCAGCACTCGCGCGTCCCGAGCTCGGGCGACAGCGTGTGGAGGAAGCTCTGGAGCGCCGCCTGCTGCTGGCGGCTGCGGTGCAGGACGAGGCGGTTGGTCGCGGCCCGCAGCCAGGCCTGCCCCGGCATGAACACCAGGGCGAGGGCCAGGGCGGCCGCGCAGTGAAGGAGGGGCAGGTCACGCGCGTCGAGGTGCGCCGCGAGCGCCGTGTGCGCGACGAGCACGCCGCCGGCCGCCGCGAGCAGCGTGGCCGTGACGAGCACGTCGGGGATGACGACGCCGAGCAGGCGCAGCGCGACGGGCGCCGCGATGGCGAGCGCGATGCCCGCGTCGAGCAGGACGAGCCCGAACGGCATCTGGCCCGCCGCCGCCAGCGCGAGGAACGCCGCCACCGTGCCGAGGAGGCCCCACCCGACCAGCGCGACGTCGGGCTGGCGCATCTCGATCGCACCCTCGGGCCCCCAGGCGCCCGGCCGCGCGGTTCTCCATCCCTCCCACAGGCAGAGCAGGCCGAGCGGGAGCGCGCAGAACCGGGCGAGCGTTTCGGTAGGGGAAACGGCCGGCTCCGGGAGCGCGTGCGCGAGCGTGAGCGCGAGGCCTGCGCTCGCCGCAAAGCCGTAATTGGCGGCGAGCCAGGCCCGCCCCGGCGGACGCTCCGGGACCGGCATGAGCCGGATGGCATGCCGGCCGAGCGCGAGGCTCCCGACCAGGGAGAGATCGCGCGCCAGCCCGAGGCCGAGGGCGAGGGTGGACGGGCCGCCGGCGGGAAGGAGCGCCACCGCCACGTGGCTCGCGAGGTGGAGCGCGATGGCGCTGGTCGCGAGCCGAAAGACGTCGAACGTGGGGCTGTGCGGCCGCCCCGTTCGGAGATAGGCCCACAGCTGGCGCGCGATGATCGCCCACACCAGCGCGGGCACGAGATAGAGGGTCGCGGGGAGGAGCCCCGACGCCGTCACCGGGCGCCCTCCTCGGCGAGCGGCAGCTCGACGCTCACGACGAGCCCGCGCTCGCCCCCCGCGCGCACCGCGATCCGGCCTCCGTGGGCCTCGACCGTGCGCCGCGCGATCGCGAGCCCGAGGCCGGTGCCGCTCGGCTTCGTCGAGAAGAACGGCTCGAAGAGATGCGGCAGCGCGTCCGCCGGCACGCCCGGGCCGCTGTCGCGCACCTCGAGCGCGGCGGCGCCGTGCCCGTTGGCGACCGCGACCGAGAGCGTGCGGGGCCCGCCCGCCTCGGCGGTCATGGCGTCGAGCGCGTTCTCCAGCAGGTTGACCAGCACCTGGCGGAGCTTCTCGCGGTCGGCGCGCGCGGTGACGCCGTCCGCCAGCTCCAGCTCGAGCGCTACGCCGCTCCCCTCGAGGCGGGGGCGGAACGCCTCCAGCGTCGCCCGGGCCAGCTCGCCCAGATCGACCGCCTCGAGGCGGAGGTCCTCGCGGCGCGCGAAGCGGAGGAGCGCGGCGACCTGCCGCTCGACGCGCTCGAGCTCGCCCAGGATGAGGCGGTGCTCGGTGGCGAAGGGGGAGGCGGGCTCACGCGCGAGCTGCTGGGCGAGGCTCCGGGCGGCGGTCACGGGGTTGCGGATCTCGTGCGCGATGCGCGCCGCCAGCTCGCCGATCGCCGCGAGCTTCTCGGCGTGGGCGAGCGACCGCTCGACCGCGACGGTGCGCGCGAGCAGCTCGGCCGCGTCGAGCACCAGGCCGAGCTGATCGGCGACCGCGTCGATCGCCTGGTCGTCCTCGTCGCTGAAGCTGGCGCGCAGCAGATCGGTGCGGACCAGCACGTGGCCCCAGAGACGGCGCGGGCTCGCCACCGGGACGATCGCAATCACGTTCGCCTCGAAGAGTGCCTCGAGGAGCGGCAGGGGCAGGTCGCGAAAGCGGCTCTTCCCGATCGCGTGCTGTGGGAGCGCGTCCGCCCAGCGCCGCCACGCCGCCGCGAGCGGCTCGAGCGCTAAGGCGCCGTGGGTGACGGCTTCGCCGCTCGGGAGCAGGAAGGCGGCTCCCCGGAGCTGCAGGGCCCGCGCCACCTCCGCCAGCGTCCGCCGGCAGCACTCGAGCACGCCCAGCTCGGGCGAGAGCGTGCGCAGGAAGGAATGGACCTCCGGCCAGCGCTGCCGGCGGCGGCGGAAGACGAGGCGGTCGATCGCGGCGCGCAGCCACCCCTGCAGGGGCACGAGGACGAGGACCACGCCGAGGACGGCGCCCAAGTCGAGCAGGCGGCGGAGCTCCGCGTCCGCGACCCGCGCGCCGAGCGCGTGCACGCCGAGGACGAGCCCGGCCGTGGCGGCGATCATGGCGGCGGTGGTGACGAAGCCGCGCAGCGTGTCGGCGAGGTCGCGCACCACGAACGGCACCGCGATCAGGAGGCCGGTGCCCGCGTGCAGCAGCACGTTGGCGGCGACGGCCGGCGAGGCGCTGCCCTCGCCGGCGAGCAGCCGCCCGGTCGCTCCCGCGAGCCGGTCGACGGCGAGCGTGGCCGCCAGGGCCGCGAATCCGAGGCCGAGCGCGATCACATCGGCGGAGCTGTACTCGTCCAACCGCCCCGGCTGCCACGCGCCGCAACGCGC
Proteins encoded:
- a CDS encoding response regulator, encoding MRGRILVVDDERAIGIAIQRLLGARGHEVDAVLSGEEALRRLAEPGYHLVITDLSLQGVSGMDVLRWVREHAPETAVIMITAFGSEKIAVEAMKLGAADYIPKPFDNDELELVVERLLDGMEVRRSLRLLQEQVAGAYRFGSLIGKSP